A genomic window from Trueperella bialowiezensis includes:
- a CDS encoding 16S rRNA (uracil(1498)-N(3))-methyltransferase, whose product MTRPLYLDPDLADSDVVILGGAEGRHAATVRRTQPGEQIDVANGQGLRLTIEVEAVAKSEVRGKVVRRLQEEPPRIHLTIVQGLAKGGRSEQAVETCTEFGADAFIPWMSERAIVRWDAARAGKGRAKWQDTAWAAAKQSRRAFVPRVEPVVTSPELAQLVAEFPGKVFLCHEEASQRLVDVLPHTPGPEQIMVIIGPEGGISPAEVDALTQAGASPVLLGAHVLRSATAGAWASAVIRAKLG is encoded by the coding sequence ATGACAAGGCCGCTCTATCTGGATCCGGACCTGGCTGATAGCGACGTCGTCATTCTCGGCGGAGCTGAAGGCCGCCACGCAGCCACGGTGCGGCGGACCCAGCCGGGCGAACAGATCGACGTCGCAAACGGGCAAGGGCTACGCCTGACTATCGAGGTCGAGGCGGTGGCAAAAAGCGAGGTGCGCGGGAAAGTGGTTCGCCGACTTCAGGAAGAACCGCCGCGGATTCACCTGACGATCGTGCAGGGCCTTGCCAAAGGTGGTCGCTCGGAACAGGCCGTGGAAACGTGCACTGAGTTTGGGGCTGACGCGTTCATTCCGTGGATGAGCGAGCGCGCGATTGTCCGCTGGGACGCCGCCCGAGCCGGCAAGGGCCGAGCAAAGTGGCAAGATACTGCGTGGGCGGCGGCCAAACAGTCGCGGCGAGCATTCGTACCGCGTGTCGAGCCCGTGGTGACGAGCCCGGAACTTGCCCAGCTGGTCGCCGAGTTTCCCGGAAAAGTTTTCCTATGCCACGAAGAGGCATCGCAGCGGCTCGTCGATGTTCTCCCGCACACACCCGGGCCAGAGCAGATCATGGTGATCATCGGCCCGGAAGGAGGGATCAGCCCGGCAGAAGTCGACGCCTTAACGCAGGCCGGGGCGAGCCCGGTACTGCTCGGCGCACACGTGCTCCGTTCTGCAACGGCAGGCGCGTGGGCAAGTGCCGTGATCAGGGCAAAGCTCGGTTAG
- a CDS encoding PhoH family protein: MESKTTVSVPERIPMINILGHRDEVLRALEAGLEPVQIHVLGQDIRLSGPEADVALAADLMNELISVAGTGEHLTVDAVERAITILRSGLAKPTDLLNSDILTNRGKTIRPKTLGQKAYVDAIDDNTIVFGIGPAGTGKTYLAMAKAVVALQKKEVSRIVLSRPVVEAGESLGYLPGSLNDKIDPYMRPLYDALYDMIDSDAIVKLLAAGTIEVAPLAYMRGRTLNDAFVILDEAQNTTPEQLKMFLTRLGYRSKMVVTGDLTQVDLPRNQRSGLGLVRRILRDVDDIKFIELGSADVVRHRLVADIIDAYARYDAEEGGR; this comes from the coding sequence ATGGAATCTAAGACAACCGTAAGCGTTCCAGAACGCATTCCGATGATCAACATTCTCGGGCATCGCGACGAGGTGCTACGAGCTTTGGAAGCCGGGCTAGAGCCCGTCCAGATTCATGTGCTCGGGCAAGATATTAGGCTCAGCGGCCCGGAAGCCGACGTCGCTCTTGCCGCCGATCTCATGAACGAACTGATCTCCGTGGCAGGAACCGGAGAGCATTTAACAGTTGACGCCGTTGAACGTGCGATTACCATTTTGCGATCCGGGCTTGCCAAACCCACAGACCTGCTCAACTCTGACATCCTCACCAACCGGGGCAAGACGATCCGGCCCAAAACCCTTGGCCAAAAAGCGTATGTGGATGCGATCGATGACAACACGATCGTCTTCGGAATCGGCCCTGCCGGCACCGGTAAAACGTATTTGGCGATGGCCAAGGCTGTTGTGGCACTGCAGAAAAAGGAAGTCTCGCGGATCGTCCTCTCGCGGCCTGTCGTCGAAGCGGGCGAATCGCTCGGCTATCTGCCCGGTTCGCTCAACGATAAGATCGATCCGTACATGCGCCCCCTGTATGACGCGCTGTATGACATGATTGATTCGGATGCGATTGTTAAACTGCTCGCCGCCGGAACGATCGAAGTGGCTCCGTTGGCATACATGCGCGGGCGCACGCTCAACGATGCGTTCGTGATTTTGGACGAGGCACAAAACACCACTCCGGAACAGCTGAAAATGTTCCTTACCCGCCTGGGGTATCGGTCCAAGATGGTAGTCACCGGTGATTTGACCCAGGTTGACCTACCGCGCAATCAGCGTTCAGGGCTGGGGCTTGTGCGCAGAATTTTGCGCGATGTGGACGACATCAAGTTCATCGAGCTGGGGTCTGCCGATGTGGTGCGCCACCGGCTGGTCGCTGACATTATCGACGCATATGCGCGTTATGATGCCGAAGAAGGTGGGCGATGA
- the ybeY gene encoding rRNA maturation RNase YbeY produces MIDVNDESGFEPAVGVAEIAELAAYVLDEMRVHPQADLSILLVDEEQMAVLHEQWMDLPGPTDVLSFPMDELRPAPPGVEPTPGLLGDIVVCPAVAAKQALAAGHATMEEILLLVTHGILHLLGYDHAEEEEKKEMFDLQRRLLLTFLAREPREEGSGDIDQTAPVMGTE; encoded by the coding sequence ATGATTGACGTTAATGACGAATCCGGGTTCGAACCTGCTGTTGGGGTAGCTGAAATAGCGGAGCTAGCAGCCTATGTGCTCGACGAGATGCGGGTCCACCCGCAGGCAGACCTGTCGATCCTCCTCGTTGATGAGGAGCAGATGGCGGTGCTTCACGAACAGTGGATGGATCTGCCAGGGCCAACGGACGTGCTGTCTTTCCCTATGGACGAACTGCGCCCCGCGCCACCTGGGGTGGAGCCCACGCCTGGCTTGTTGGGCGATATCGTCGTGTGTCCGGCGGTTGCGGCTAAGCAGGCACTTGCTGCAGGGCACGCCACGATGGAAGAGATCTTGCTGCTCGTCACGCATGGCATCTTGCATCTGCTCGGCTACGACCATGCGGAAGAAGAAGAAAAGAAAGAAATGTTTGATCTGCAACGCAGACTTCTGCTCACGTTCCTTGCTCGCGAGCCTCGCGAGGAAGGCTCGGGCGATATTGACCAGACAGCGCCGGTGATGGGCACCGAATGA
- a CDS encoding hemolysin family protein, whose amino-acid sequence MIIALIAISLLLSALMGVIAQALNSVSRMRIKQIVEEDARERKLDKIYDRRPAALAAISALRTLFIVCVAFGVAVIVARYVDGVWTAFALTLGISAALFALMAFVIPSDLGRRHSARVLGMTASIVWPLARIGSIFVTRREPNEEEREHRSEHELQVMVERVSESDVLEDDERSMLQNIFELSNTIIREVMVPRTDMITIDANETLDRALSLFTRSGFSRVPVIGESVDDLLGVLYLKDVIRRTHRRSDTEGLVVSDVMREAQFVPEFMLADELLEFMQKSQNHIAFAVDEYGGIAGMVTIEDVVEEIVGEVVDEHDRAQPEIEQIDDGVYRVPARMGIDDIGDLFGLDFDDDDVETIGGLLTKELGRLPIRGSKAEAGGLLMTADRFEGRKKRLSTVIVQMRHEREDDSDD is encoded by the coding sequence ATGATTATCGCACTGATCGCAATTAGCCTCCTTCTTTCTGCCTTGATGGGCGTGATCGCGCAGGCCCTCAACTCGGTGTCACGTATGCGAATCAAGCAGATCGTGGAAGAAGACGCTCGCGAACGCAAACTCGACAAGATTTATGATCGGCGCCCGGCCGCGCTCGCAGCAATATCAGCCTTGCGCACCTTATTTATCGTCTGTGTGGCATTTGGCGTGGCCGTCATTGTTGCACGGTATGTGGATGGTGTGTGGACGGCGTTCGCGTTGACGTTAGGCATATCGGCGGCGCTGTTTGCTCTCATGGCTTTCGTGATTCCGTCGGATCTTGGGCGTAGGCATTCGGCGCGAGTGTTGGGGATGACAGCCAGCATCGTGTGGCCGCTGGCCCGAATCGGGTCGATTTTCGTGACGCGGCGTGAACCGAACGAGGAAGAGCGTGAGCACCGTAGCGAGCACGAACTGCAGGTGATGGTTGAGCGCGTGTCGGAGTCTGACGTGTTGGAAGACGACGAGCGGTCCATGTTGCAAAACATTTTCGAACTGTCGAACACGATTATTCGTGAAGTGATGGTTCCGCGTACGGACATGATTACGATTGATGCGAACGAGACACTGGACAGGGCGCTGTCGCTTTTCACAAGGTCGGGCTTTTCCCGGGTTCCAGTGATCGGCGAGTCGGTCGATGACCTGCTGGGCGTGCTCTACCTCAAGGATGTCATTCGCCGTACGCACAGGCGCAGTGACACCGAAGGGCTCGTGGTGTCGGATGTTATGCGTGAGGCACAGTTCGTACCGGAGTTCATGCTTGCCGACGAGCTTTTAGAGTTCATGCAAAAGAGCCAGAACCATATCGCGTTTGCCGTCGACGAATACGGTGGTATCGCCGGCATGGTGACGATCGAGGACGTCGTCGAAGAAATTGTGGGCGAAGTTGTCGACGAACACGATCGCGCTCAGCCCGAGATCGAACAGATTGACGACGGCGTTTACCGCGTGCCAGCTCGAATGGGAATTGATGACATCGGGGACCTCTTCGGTCTAGATTTTGACGACGACGACGTGGAGACAATCGGCGGGCTCCTCACGAAAGAGCTTGGCCGCTTACCGATCCGCGGATCGAAGGCTGAAGCTGGCGGTCTGCTGATGACGGCGGACAGGTTTGAGGGCCGCAAGAAACGACTATCGACGGTGATAGTCCAAATGAGACACGAGCGTGAGGACGACTCCGATGACTGA
- the era gene encoding GTPase Era, whose amino-acid sequence MTDFPEDFKAGFVSVVGRPNAGKSTLMNAMVGTKIAITADQPETTRRVIRGIVHRDDGQLILVDTPGVHRPRTLLGQRLNDMVGTALADVDAVALCMPADESAGPGDRFILDQVKKAGAPIVAVLTKTDKVTKEALAERIIEVSQMHEFAQIVPVSAVAGEQVDLLGDLLIELMPQSPPLYPKDTITDETEEELIAELIREAALVGVREELPHSIAVVVEEMIERPRKKGDERPPVMAINAHLYVERPSQKGIVIGKGGQRMKKVGQQARHNIERLLGQPVYLDLHVKVAKEWQRDPKMLGRLGF is encoded by the coding sequence ATGACTGATTTTCCTGAAGATTTTAAAGCTGGTTTCGTCTCCGTCGTCGGGCGGCCAAACGCCGGTAAGTCCACGCTTATGAACGCCATGGTGGGCACGAAGATCGCGATTACGGCTGACCAGCCGGAAACCACGCGCCGAGTGATTCGCGGGATCGTCCATCGCGACGACGGCCAGCTCATCCTCGTTGACACTCCTGGGGTGCACCGGCCGCGTACCTTACTCGGGCAGCGGCTCAACGACATGGTGGGAACCGCACTAGCCGATGTGGACGCGGTGGCCTTGTGCATGCCTGCCGACGAAAGTGCCGGGCCAGGCGACAGGTTCATTCTCGACCAGGTCAAGAAAGCTGGCGCCCCCATCGTGGCGGTGCTGACCAAGACGGACAAAGTGACGAAGGAAGCGCTAGCCGAGCGCATCATTGAGGTCTCCCAGATGCACGAGTTCGCCCAGATCGTTCCCGTGTCTGCTGTGGCCGGCGAACAGGTCGACCTGCTGGGCGATCTGCTTATCGAACTCATGCCACAAAGCCCACCGCTCTACCCGAAAGACACGATCACAGACGAAACTGAAGAAGAGCTGATCGCTGAGCTTATCCGCGAAGCCGCACTTGTGGGCGTGCGTGAAGAGTTGCCGCACTCGATCGCCGTCGTCGTCGAAGAAATGATCGAACGGCCCCGCAAAAAGGGTGATGAGCGCCCGCCGGTCATGGCTATTAACGCCCACCTGTACGTCGAGCGGCCCTCCCAGAAGGGAATCGTCATCGGAAAAGGCGGGCAGCGAATGAAGAAGGTGGGCCAGCAGGCACGGCACAACATTGAACGTCTACTTGGTCAGCCCGTTTACCTCGACTTGCACGTCAAAGTCGCTAAAGAATGGCAACGTGATCCGAAGATGCTCGGGCGGCTCGGCTTTTGA
- a CDS encoding alpha/beta hydrolase family protein, translating to MSTTEEDKRTRVPLAVVWLLAVLILGLWGSWAGPAWNPQPMTNLIVPSTSSTEVTSAVDTPELGTYEVRETIHDVPREHGEPMRVTLREPVGAEGQRPGVVFLHGTGTSTHEAFAEHATWLASTGIVTAVPDKNLDGYSTLARDYESLADGYHDVAKWLRSQPSVYERDVGYYGESEGALIAPISTVRDPRTAFLILVSDPVMPIREQGALAADTYLREIGAPKQLYLAIPRLISGAIADGNFAYANFDPSPYHRKITVPVFMAYGTRDISMPIVQGPIMLARDLAEANNRSLLVRYYDGADHGLRIDGELQSAPYRDIADFINGLPSSVYVSDIVAGAQPRQDYVAQTVDTPRWFGSGHAMLVTLAAGVTLTIVGAGLLIVGKLPVGARQNYQGVGRPMVTSSAAILLTWVVFIVYVVALAELALSYETNRWVVQGGWLILQILALGAVYLLVRALRIWRANRMETRWAAVSLFILTAGQTLLLFALAYWGVYPSVLN from the coding sequence TTGAGTACTACCGAAGAAGACAAACGCACGCGAGTCCCACTCGCGGTGGTGTGGTTGCTTGCAGTATTGATCCTCGGATTGTGGGGATCGTGGGCCGGGCCCGCGTGGAATCCGCAGCCGATGACGAACCTCATCGTGCCATCAACAAGCTCCACGGAGGTCACCTCGGCTGTAGACACGCCAGAACTAGGAACCTACGAGGTACGCGAGACCATCCACGACGTGCCACGCGAACACGGCGAACCCATGAGGGTGACGCTCCGCGAACCCGTGGGCGCTGAAGGCCAGCGCCCCGGCGTCGTCTTCCTACACGGCACAGGAACGTCCACCCACGAGGCGTTCGCCGAGCACGCCACGTGGCTCGCCTCAACAGGAATCGTCACCGCCGTCCCCGACAAGAACCTAGACGGCTATTCAACACTCGCCCGGGATTACGAATCGTTGGCAGACGGCTACCATGACGTAGCGAAATGGTTACGCTCCCAGCCCTCAGTCTACGAACGCGACGTCGGCTACTACGGTGAATCAGAAGGTGCACTCATCGCACCGATTTCGACGGTACGTGACCCACGCACAGCGTTCTTAATCCTCGTCTCCGATCCCGTCATGCCAATCAGGGAACAGGGGGCGCTCGCGGCTGACACATATTTGCGAGAAATCGGAGCCCCTAAGCAGCTGTACTTAGCGATCCCGCGCCTGATCTCGGGAGCAATTGCAGACGGTAATTTTGCTTACGCCAACTTCGATCCCAGTCCGTACCATCGCAAAATTACGGTGCCCGTGTTTATGGCCTACGGTACGCGTGATATTTCGATGCCGATCGTGCAAGGGCCCATCATGTTGGCGCGTGATCTTGCAGAAGCGAACAATAGATCTTTGCTCGTCCGTTACTACGACGGCGCTGACCACGGCCTGCGTATCGACGGCGAACTTCAAAGCGCTCCATACCGGGATATCGCGGATTTTATTAACGGTCTGCCCAGTTCGGTCTACGTCAGTGACATAGTGGCGGGTGCACAGCCGCGCCAAGACTATGTTGCCCAAACCGTTGATACGCCGAGGTGGTTCGGATCCGGACACGCGATGCTCGTGACCTTAGCGGCCGGTGTCACGCTGACAATCGTCGGTGCGGGCTTGCTCATCGTGGGTAAGCTCCCCGTTGGCGCGCGGCAAAACTATCAGGGGGTGGGCCGCCCGATGGTGACCAGCTCAGCGGCGATACTTCTTACCTGGGTCGTGTTTATCGTCTACGTGGTTGCGCTGGCCGAGTTGGCGCTGAGCTATGAGACGAACCGGTGGGTGGTACAAGGCGGATGGCTGATCTTACAGATTCTCGCGTTGGGCGCGGTGTACTTGCTGGTGCGGGCGCTAAGAATCTGGCGTGCCAACCGAATGGAGACTCGGTGGGCGGCCGTTAGCCTGTTCATCCTGACTGCGGGGCAGACCCTTTTGCTGTTCGCTCTTGCCTATTGGGGCGTGTACCCCAGTGTATTGAATTAG
- a CDS encoding PP2C family protein-serine/threonine phosphatase, translating to MNTLTARAAALSHTGLVRRRNEDRVFTSQRLLAVADGMGGHTLGDVAAQYAIDGLAAIAGELDVIGDLGEREQAVQRALTEVADKICRHLEGRGSGNTVTRILNFSRAAGTTLSALHLGATPLVFHVGDSRAYRYRAGQLLRVTHDHSLVQEMLDAGEITPEEAHNHPRRNIITRAIGTYGPPAVEFTAVDLVPGDVVLLCSDGLSDELDDAEILRLMNADFLGNDAEAHVSVEDLAEHLVEAALDAGGHDNISVVVAEINA from the coding sequence GTGAACACATTAACTGCACGAGCCGCAGCCTTATCACACACGGGGCTGGTTCGGCGTCGTAACGAAGACAGGGTGTTCACATCTCAGCGCCTTCTTGCCGTCGCTGATGGCATGGGCGGGCACACGCTTGGTGATGTGGCGGCGCAATACGCAATAGACGGCCTCGCCGCGATTGCCGGTGAACTTGACGTGATCGGTGATCTTGGCGAGCGGGAGCAGGCCGTCCAGCGAGCACTCACCGAGGTTGCAGACAAGATTTGCCGGCACCTTGAGGGGCGAGGGTCTGGCAATACTGTGACTCGGATTCTCAACTTTTCGCGGGCTGCGGGTACGACGCTTTCGGCTTTGCATCTGGGTGCGACGCCGCTCGTGTTTCACGTTGGTGATTCGCGGGCCTATCGCTATCGTGCCGGTCAGCTGCTGCGGGTCACTCACGATCATTCTCTCGTCCAGGAAATGTTGGACGCGGGCGAGATCACGCCGGAAGAAGCACACAACCATCCGCGGCGGAATATCATCACGCGTGCGATCGGCACCTATGGGCCACCGGCCGTGGAATTTACCGCTGTCGATCTGGTGCCGGGCGACGTGGTCTTGCTGTGTTCAGACGGACTATCGGACGAGTTGGATGACGCCGAAATTCTTCGCCTCATGAACGCAGACTTTCTTGGCAACGACGCCGAAGCGCATGTGAGTGTGGAAGATCTTGCCGAACATCTGGTGGAAGCCGCGCTCGACGCCGGCGGCCATGACAACATTTCAGTGGTTGTTGCTGAGATTAACGCCTAG
- the leuA gene encoding 2-isopropylmalate synthase, producing MKTNGFTNRQQASAMPISKYRHFLDTNPVSLPDRTWPDNRITKAPRWLSTDLRDGNQALINPMDPDKKRKMFDLLVEIGVKEIEVGFPAASKADFDFVRSLVDDDAVPEDVTVSVLTQSRPEIIHRTIEALQGLPRATVHLYNATAPVFRDVVFRMSKEQIKQLAVSGTQEVVAHMEKSFGDETVVGFEYSPEIFVDTELDFALEVCEAVMDVWQPAEDREVILNLPTTIERSTPNVYADQIEWMSRNLSRREFVCLSAHNHNDRGTGVATTELAMLAGVDRVEGCLFGQGERTGNVDLVTVALNLFSDGIDPQLDLSNLPRIREVVEYCTEMEVPARAPYAGDLVYTSFSGSHQDAIKKGFADRAKKVAAAGGDENAVLWELPYLPIDPKDVGGTYEAVVRVNSQSGKGGVAYLLSSTRNLDLPRRLQIEVSNLVQNFTDRTGQEVTADELWKIFADEYLPYTEVDGLKPWGRFSLHGITATTADEGKETHLTVTLRERAGDETITHTLESRGNGPIDAFTRAFEQLDLDVHVLDYAEHALSEGRDATAASYVECDVDGQVLWGVGIDPSTMTSGFKAIVSAINRALR from the coding sequence ATGAAAACCAACGGGTTTACTAATCGTCAGCAGGCATCGGCGATGCCAATTTCTAAGTATCGGCATTTTCTCGATACGAATCCGGTGAGCCTACCTGACCGTACTTGGCCAGATAATCGGATTACGAAGGCGCCCCGGTGGCTATCGACGGATCTGCGGGACGGCAATCAGGCGCTCATTAATCCGATGGATCCAGACAAGAAGCGCAAGATGTTCGATCTGCTTGTGGAGATCGGCGTGAAGGAAATCGAAGTGGGTTTCCCGGCGGCGTCGAAAGCTGATTTTGATTTCGTGCGTTCGCTTGTTGACGACGACGCCGTTCCAGAGGACGTCACCGTCTCGGTGTTGACTCAGTCCCGCCCGGAAATCATTCACCGCACGATCGAGGCGCTCCAAGGTTTGCCGCGTGCGACCGTGCACCTGTACAACGCGACTGCGCCGGTGTTTCGCGACGTCGTGTTCCGGATGAGCAAAGAGCAGATCAAGCAACTCGCGGTGTCCGGAACCCAGGAAGTTGTGGCTCACATGGAAAAGTCCTTCGGGGATGAAACCGTGGTGGGCTTCGAATATTCGCCGGAAATCTTTGTGGATACCGAGCTCGACTTTGCGCTCGAGGTGTGCGAGGCGGTCATGGACGTCTGGCAGCCGGCAGAAGATCGCGAAGTGATCCTTAACCTGCCGACCACAATCGAGCGGTCCACTCCGAACGTGTACGCCGATCAGATCGAGTGGATGAGCCGCAACCTGTCGAGGCGTGAGTTCGTGTGCCTATCAGCGCATAATCACAACGATCGGGGAACAGGCGTGGCGACCACGGAGCTGGCGATGCTGGCCGGCGTCGACCGCGTGGAAGGCTGCCTGTTCGGCCAGGGGGAGCGTACCGGAAACGTTGATCTGGTGACCGTGGCTCTCAATCTGTTCTCGGACGGCATTGATCCGCAACTGGACCTGTCTAATCTGCCGCGCATTCGCGAGGTCGTCGAATATTGCACGGAGATGGAAGTTCCCGCGCGCGCACCGTATGCCGGCGATCTGGTCTACACCTCGTTCTCCGGTTCGCACCAGGATGCGATTAAGAAGGGCTTTGCCGACCGGGCGAAGAAGGTGGCAGCCGCAGGCGGAGACGAGAACGCCGTGCTGTGGGAGCTGCCGTACCTCCCGATCGATCCAAAGGACGTGGGCGGCACCTACGAAGCCGTGGTGCGTGTGAATTCGCAGTCCGGCAAGGGTGGGGTGGCTTATCTGCTGTCGTCCACGAGGAACTTGGATCTGCCGCGGCGCCTGCAGATTGAGGTGTCGAATCTTGTGCAGAACTTTACGGACCGCACCGGGCAAGAGGTGACGGCCGATGAGCTGTGGAAGATTTTTGCGGACGAATACCTGCCCTACACGGAAGTCGACGGGCTGAAACCGTGGGGCCGGTTCAGCCTACATGGTATTACCGCTACCACGGCTGACGAGGGTAAGGAAACGCATCTGACTGTCACGTTGCGCGAGCGTGCGGGTGATGAGACGATCACGCACACGCTTGAGTCGCGCGGTAACGGCCCGATCGATGCTTTCACGCGGGCTTTTGAACAGCTTGATCTTGACGTGCACGTTCTTGACTACGCCGAACACGCGCTGTCAGAAGGCAGAGACGCGACTGCGGCCTCGTACGTGGAATGCGACGTGGACGGTCAAGTGCTGTGGGGTGTGGGTATCGACCCGTCCACGATGACCTCCGGATTTAAAGCCATCGTGTCCGCGATCAACAGGGCCTTGCGCTAG
- the recO gene encoding DNA repair protein RecO codes for MKTYRDDAIVLRHHDLGEADRIITLLSRTHGKVRAVAKGVRRTKSRFGARLEPFSMVDVQLYKGRNLDTITQVESRNQYGRTLVTSYSAYTTASAMLELADRLTGDDPDPAQFQLLHGALHAVATKAHEPDLVLGSYMLRAMALSGWALAVFECALCGGEGPHEAFHVQSGGAVCDDCRPPGSATPAVETWQLIAALAEGDWLIADRAPTSARKEAGPLIAAFVQWQLESKVKSLNMVEIGEQQ; via the coding sequence GTGAAGACTTACCGTGACGATGCGATCGTGCTGCGCCACCACGATCTTGGCGAGGCCGATCGCATCATCACGTTATTGAGTCGAACTCATGGCAAGGTGCGTGCAGTGGCCAAGGGTGTGCGGCGTACAAAGTCGCGGTTTGGTGCCCGGCTCGAGCCGTTTTCGATGGTGGATGTGCAGCTGTACAAGGGCCGCAATCTGGATACAATCACGCAGGTCGAGTCGCGTAACCAGTACGGACGCACACTGGTGACCAGTTACAGTGCGTATACGACGGCGTCGGCAATGCTCGAGCTCGCCGACCGGCTCACGGGAGATGACCCGGATCCAGCGCAGTTTCAGCTCCTTCATGGCGCGTTACATGCGGTAGCCACGAAAGCACACGAACCCGATCTCGTGCTTGGCTCGTATATGCTTCGTGCGATGGCGCTATCCGGTTGGGCGCTCGCCGTGTTTGAGTGCGCGCTGTGCGGCGGTGAAGGTCCGCACGAGGCTTTTCACGTGCAGTCCGGCGGAGCGGTGTGCGATGACTGCCGACCACCGGGATCTGCAACTCCGGCGGTGGAAACATGGCAGCTGATCGCGGCCCTTGCTGAAGGGGATTGGCTTATTGCTGATCGTGCCCCAACGTCGGCACGTAAAGAAGCCGGGCCGCTCATCGCGGCGTTCGTGCAATGGCAGCTTGAATCAAAAGTGAAATCCTTGAACATGGTGGAGATTGGTGAACAGCAGTGA
- the uppS gene encoding polyprenyl diphosphate synthase translates to MTAHHGARHVAIVMDGNGRWANARGLPRTEGHRAGEDALMDVIAGAIDAGVEVLSVYAFSTENWKRSPREVSFLMGYSRDVIRKRRGELNDWGVKVVWSGRQARLWGSVLKQLKETERLTRNNTVLTLNFCVNYGGRAEIADAAAELARDVRAGTITPDQVTPELLGSYMYQPDLPDVDLFIRTGGEQRTSNFLIWQSPYAEFMFTDVPWPDFDRHTLWECLRAFSERDRRFGSAIDAVRAPLEPGTDTAT, encoded by the coding sequence GTGACAGCTCATCATGGCGCGCGGCATGTGGCGATTGTTATGGACGGCAACGGGCGGTGGGCTAACGCTCGCGGCCTACCTCGCACAGAAGGCCACCGCGCTGGTGAAGACGCCCTCATGGATGTGATCGCCGGAGCTATCGACGCCGGTGTTGAGGTGCTGTCCGTCTACGCCTTTTCTACCGAGAACTGGAAACGCTCACCGCGTGAAGTTTCTTTCCTCATGGGCTATTCACGCGATGTTATCCGCAAACGCCGCGGAGAACTCAACGACTGGGGTGTCAAGGTGGTCTGGTCTGGCCGGCAAGCCAGGCTGTGGGGCTCGGTTCTCAAACAGCTCAAGGAAACCGAACGGCTCACGCGCAACAACACAGTTCTCACGCTGAATTTTTGTGTCAACTACGGTGGGCGAGCGGAAATCGCGGACGCCGCCGCTGAACTTGCACGCGACGTGCGCGCGGGCACTATCACCCCTGACCAAGTCACGCCCGAACTGCTGGGTAGCTACATGTACCAGCCGGATCTTCCCGACGTCGACCTGTTTATCCGCACTGGCGGCGAGCAGCGCACGTCGAACTTCCTCATCTGGCAATCTCCCTATGCGGAGTTCATGTTCACCGATGTCCCTTGGCCAGATTTTGACCGGCATACGCTCTGGGAATGCTTGAGGGCCTTCAGTGAGCGCGATCGCCGCTTTGGGAGCGCGATCGACGCCGTCCGGGCGCCCCTCGAGCCGGGCACGGATACCGCCACCTGA